The Xanthomonas sp. CFBP 8443 genome has a window encoding:
- a CDS encoding helix-turn-helix domain-containing protein, giving the protein MENMTNGNSAVNMHEEMRRAFALLSGKWKLEIMWLLNQRVYRFGELRKAIAGITQHMLTAQLRELEADGLVSRTVFPEVPPRVEYAITTKARGLGPTMEALTVWWNEHGGSVPAKPAARGRKANTAGRKTK; this is encoded by the coding sequence ATGGAAAACATGACGAATGGCAATTCCGCTGTGAACATGCACGAGGAAATGCGTCGCGCGTTCGCACTGCTCTCGGGTAAATGGAAGCTGGAAATCATGTGGTTGCTCAACCAGCGGGTCTACCGCTTTGGGGAGCTACGCAAGGCGATTGCTGGCATCACTCAACACATGCTGACGGCACAGCTGCGCGAGCTGGAGGCCGACGGACTCGTGTCGCGTACGGTGTTTCCGGAGGTGCCGCCCCGTGTCGAGTACGCGATCACGACCAAGGCGCGTGGCCTCGGGCCGACCATGGAAGCGTTGACGGTCTGGTGGAACGAGCACGGAGGCAGCGTGCCGGCGAAGCCGGCCGCACGCGGGCGTAAAGCCAATACCGCGGGACGGAAGACGAAGTGA
- a CDS encoding ShlB/FhaC/HecB family hemolysin secretion/activation protein, which translates to MFQSNKALAFAPLTLCILAGLNVASAQSAPPENAAPPTAPDAVAAQAAAPTPPAQRVNINEYLVRGNTVLAARDIEKAVSAYLGPGRTLQDVEAARAALHAAYQRNGYQSVYVDLPEQQVSGGVVILQVTETRIGQVSVSGAEHNDSDALRERVPALRAGSVPDFDLAQEQLAALNRTAKRQVVPLVKQGKADGTMDVDLKVQDKSPWRFGATLNNDHSADTEPLRSILTIGHDNLWQKEHVASLTFFAAPQDLDQANVWSGSYAMPLGSPDWTLEFSGYTSDSNVVSTGQTNVTGKGHALGAKLVRTLPMAGAWWHQLSIGVEFKDLDESVAMVGMPSDFAPLKYAPVTFAYSGFRQGDKHHLSVGLQTVFGTRSLLGYGSSDDEFDWKRAHADGSFFAVKADISDTYTMQNGAQWFARISAQLTDQPLVSGEQFAAGGMYTTRGYRSAEGIGDYGGLATIEWRSRPLALWNLQDWRVYSFLDGAWLGLRRPLAEQDDASSMAAIGVGTSFRVTEHFNVRLDYGHTLTDGPTTTKDADRLHISVGANY; encoded by the coding sequence ATGTTCCAATCGAACAAGGCGCTTGCGTTCGCGCCATTGACCCTGTGCATCCTGGCCGGCCTGAACGTGGCCAGCGCGCAGTCGGCGCCGCCGGAAAACGCAGCGCCGCCGACAGCGCCGGACGCCGTGGCGGCGCAAGCCGCTGCGCCGACGCCGCCGGCGCAGCGCGTCAACATCAACGAGTACCTGGTGCGCGGCAATACGGTGCTGGCGGCCCGCGACATCGAAAAAGCGGTCTCGGCCTACCTGGGCCCGGGACGGACCTTGCAGGACGTGGAAGCCGCGCGCGCCGCGCTGCACGCGGCCTACCAGCGCAACGGTTACCAGTCGGTGTACGTGGACCTGCCGGAACAGCAGGTCAGCGGCGGCGTGGTGATCCTGCAGGTGACCGAAACGCGCATCGGCCAGGTCAGCGTGAGCGGCGCCGAGCACAACGACAGCGACGCGCTGCGCGAGCGCGTGCCTGCTTTGCGCGCAGGCAGCGTGCCCGATTTCGACCTGGCGCAGGAGCAGCTGGCGGCGTTGAACCGCACCGCCAAGCGCCAGGTGGTGCCGCTGGTCAAGCAAGGCAAGGCCGACGGCACCATGGACGTGGACCTGAAGGTGCAGGACAAGTCGCCGTGGCGTTTCGGCGCCACGCTCAACAACGACCACAGCGCCGATACCGAGCCGCTGCGCTCGATCCTCACCATCGGCCACGACAACCTGTGGCAGAAGGAGCACGTGGCGTCGCTGACGTTCTTCGCCGCGCCGCAGGACCTGGACCAGGCGAACGTGTGGTCCGGCTCCTATGCCATGCCGTTGGGCAGCCCGGACTGGACGCTGGAGTTCTCCGGCTACACGTCCGACAGCAACGTGGTGTCCACCGGCCAGACCAATGTCACCGGCAAGGGCCACGCCCTGGGCGCCAAGCTGGTGCGCACGCTGCCGATGGCCGGCGCGTGGTGGCACCAGCTGTCGATCGGCGTGGAGTTCAAGGACCTGGACGAGTCGGTGGCGATGGTCGGCATGCCGTCGGACTTCGCCCCGCTGAAATACGCGCCGGTGACGTTCGCCTACAGCGGCTTCCGGCAGGGCGACAAGCACCATCTCAGCGTCGGCCTGCAGACCGTGTTCGGCACGCGCAGCCTGCTCGGCTATGGCAGCAGCGACGACGAGTTCGACTGGAAACGCGCGCATGCCGACGGCAGCTTCTTCGCGGTCAAGGCCGACATCAGCGACACCTACACGATGCAGAACGGCGCGCAATGGTTCGCCCGGATCTCCGCGCAGCTGACCGACCAGCCGCTGGTGTCGGGCGAACAGTTCGCCGCCGGCGGCATGTACACGACCCGCGGCTACCGCTCTGCCGAAGGCATCGGCGACTACGGCGGCCTGGCCACCATCGAGTGGCGCAGCCGCCCGCTTGCGCTGTGGAACCTGCAGGACTGGCGCGTCTACAGCTTCCTCGACGGCGCCTGGCTGGGGTTGCGCAGGCCGCTGGCCGAGCAGGACGACGCATCGTCGATGGCGGCGATCGGCGTGGGCACCAGCTTCCGTGTCACCGAACACTTCAACGTCCGCCTCGACTACGGCCACACGCTGACCGACGGGCCGACCACGACCAAGGACGCCGACCGCCTGCACATCAGCGTCGGCGCCAACTACTGA
- a CDS encoding SapC family protein: MTSETMDDAATSPTDHAAGVPPHAGTPPQPATSPWPMFYRRPVLLSSHDHADWRVRPAGVGFAARSHSVPVLAGEFAAASRCYPLVFAGNDYMPMALLGLQADSNRFVDGDAWAAGSYVPAYVRRYPFVFVQMDEPEGYALAIDAEADMVVASGEEGLALFEGGQPSELTRQALQFCEAFTREDRATRQFTAQLAAQGLLLERTANITFPDGRKASIDGFHVVDAEKFATLSEEVIVQWHRNGWLSLVHFHLASLARFADLMAR, translated from the coding sequence ATGACTTCCGAAACAATGGACGACGCAGCCACATCGCCGACGGACCACGCCGCCGGCGTGCCGCCTCACGCCGGCACGCCGCCGCAGCCGGCGACCTCGCCATGGCCGATGTTCTATCGCCGGCCGGTGCTGCTTTCCTCGCACGACCACGCGGATTGGCGCGTGCGCCCGGCCGGCGTGGGCTTCGCCGCGCGCAGCCACTCGGTGCCGGTGCTGGCCGGCGAGTTCGCCGCGGCGTCGCGTTGCTACCCGCTGGTCTTCGCCGGCAACGACTACATGCCGATGGCGCTGCTGGGGCTGCAGGCGGACAGCAACCGCTTCGTCGACGGGGACGCCTGGGCGGCCGGCAGCTATGTTCCCGCCTACGTGCGCCGCTATCCGTTCGTGTTCGTGCAGATGGACGAACCGGAAGGCTATGCGCTGGCGATCGACGCCGAGGCCGACATGGTGGTCGCGTCCGGTGAGGAGGGACTCGCCTTGTTCGAAGGCGGCCAGCCCAGCGAGCTGACCCGGCAGGCGCTGCAGTTCTGCGAAGCCTTCACCCGCGAAGACCGGGCGACCCGGCAGTTCACCGCGCAACTGGCCGCACAGGGCCTGCTGCTGGAGCGCACCGCCAACATCACCTTCCCCGATGGCCGCAAGGCCAGCATCGACGGCTTCCATGTGGTGGATGCGGAAAAATTCGCCACGCTATCCGAGGAGGTCATCGTCCAGTGGCACCGCAACGGATGGCTGTCGCTGGTGCATTTCCACCTGGCCTCGCTGGCGCGCTTCGCCGACCTGATGGCGCGTTGA
- a CDS encoding biopolymer transporter ExbD gives MARPKRFGIKKREKGINVTPFVDVLLVVLVIFILTSNATIPGIQVNLPKASSSMALEKPKTKAITVDNAGQIFLDAFPVSLSELEDRLRSEKAVNPDFPVIVRGDAQVQYARVVEVLDLLRKVEISQVGLVTGKPQG, from the coding sequence ATGGCCAGGCCCAAGAGATTCGGTATCAAGAAACGCGAGAAGGGGATCAACGTCACCCCGTTCGTCGATGTGCTGCTGGTGGTGCTGGTGATCTTCATCCTGACCAGCAACGCGACCATTCCCGGCATCCAGGTGAACCTGCCCAAGGCCAGCTCGAGCATGGCGCTGGAGAAGCCGAAGACCAAGGCGATCACCGTCGACAACGCCGGCCAGATCTTCCTGGACGCCTTTCCGGTCAGCCTGTCCGAACTGGAAGACCGGCTGCGCAGCGAGAAGGCGGTCAACCCCGACTTCCCGGTGATCGTGCGCGGCGATGCGCAGGTGCAGTACGCGCGCGTGGTCGAGGTGCTGGACCTGCTGCGCAAGGTCGAGATCAGCCAGGTCGGGCTGGTCACCGGCAAGCCACAGGGGTGA
- a CDS encoding energy transducer TonB, giving the protein MTSSHPDRGGPTRPWPRWLPAVLASIGLIAALGFLAWYLLFKDAASTRRPVADTPMVMLPPPPPPPPPEPEPEPEPEQEPEETMPEPEPLDEAPKPAEEAPTPDAADPVTMDADAQAGTDNFGIQSGSGGGSTGAGAGGGGGNASYGRYLGYVLQQAVSRDERIRKLAFQLTVHVWLDGSGQLTRVELLRGSGNHEADEAVLAVIRAVGRVDEIPPASLKFPARVLVQGRRPAG; this is encoded by the coding sequence GTGACTTCCTCCCATCCCGATCGGGGCGGACCCACGCGCCCATGGCCACGCTGGCTGCCGGCGGTCCTCGCCTCCATCGGCCTGATCGCGGCGCTGGGCTTTCTGGCCTGGTACCTGCTCTTCAAGGACGCGGCGAGCACGCGGCGCCCGGTGGCGGACACGCCGATGGTGATGTTGCCGCCACCGCCGCCACCGCCGCCGCCAGAACCGGAGCCCGAACCGGAACCGGAGCAGGAGCCGGAGGAAACGATGCCCGAACCGGAGCCGCTGGACGAAGCGCCCAAGCCGGCCGAGGAAGCGCCCACGCCCGACGCAGCGGATCCGGTGACCATGGATGCCGACGCGCAGGCCGGCACCGACAACTTCGGCATCCAGTCCGGCAGCGGCGGCGGCAGCACCGGCGCGGGCGCCGGTGGGGGCGGCGGCAACGCGTCCTACGGCCGCTACCTGGGCTACGTGCTGCAGCAGGCGGTGTCCCGCGACGAACGCATCCGCAAGCTGGCCTTCCAGCTGACCGTGCACGTGTGGCTGGACGGTTCGGGCCAGCTGACCCGCGTGGAGCTGTTGCGCGGCAGCGGCAACCACGAGGCCGACGAAGCGGTGCTCGCGGTCATCCGCGCCGTCGGGCGCGTGGACGAGATTCCGCCGGCCTCGTTGAAATTTCCCGCGCGCGTGCTGGTGCAGGGACGGCGTCCGGCCGGATGA
- a CDS encoding DoxX family protein — MVAQYVYWVSTTLLTFLYIASATLYLVRKDWVRQALVELNYPASYLVPLMIAIKLLGPLAILSRVSVPLSDLAYAGMFFHLLLSGSAHLGVRKPKGALPALLGLVLLVVSFSTQNFARDVPSPYGAVIAAQQSNP, encoded by the coding sequence ATGGTTGCGCAATATGTCTACTGGGTCAGCACCACATTACTGACATTTCTATATATCGCTTCCGCTACGCTCTATCTCGTCAGGAAGGACTGGGTACGCCAAGCGCTGGTCGAATTGAACTATCCCGCTTCCTACCTTGTGCCGCTCATGATCGCGATCAAGCTGCTCGGGCCGCTGGCCATCCTGTCGCGCGTCAGCGTGCCCCTGAGCGACCTGGCCTATGCCGGCATGTTCTTTCACCTGCTGCTGTCCGGCTCCGCGCACCTCGGCGTGCGCAAGCCCAAGGGCGCGCTGCCGGCGCTCCTGGGCCTCGTGCTGCTGGTCGTCTCGTTCTCCACCCAAAATTTCGCTCGCGACGTCCCTTCGCCATATGGCGCGGTCATCGCGGCGCAACAGAGCAATCCTTAG
- a CDS encoding SDR family oxidoreductase yields the protein MSRLNGKVAIVTGAGRGIGRATAKLFAAQGAKVAVLSLTPANVDAVVADIAAAGGTAIGIPCDIGNADQLKEAIAKVAATYGGIDILVNNAFDPTAPFSSVLDLSTEQLQRNFDLGPIAYLRAMQAAYPHLKASGEGRIINFGSMAGVVGLAGYAPYNMAKEAVRALTRTAAREWAADKITVNNVLPVAETWGADANVPAPTNPLGRYGSPEDDIAPVVLFLASKDSQFITGSSLTPDGGSIIDSAR from the coding sequence ATGTCCCGCCTCAACGGAAAAGTAGCCATCGTCACGGGTGCCGGCCGCGGCATCGGCCGCGCCACCGCCAAGCTGTTCGCAGCACAAGGCGCCAAGGTTGCCGTCCTCTCTCTCACCCCGGCGAACGTGGATGCCGTCGTAGCCGACATAGCCGCCGCCGGCGGCACGGCGATTGGCATACCTTGCGACATCGGCAATGCCGACCAACTCAAGGAGGCGATCGCCAAGGTGGCGGCCACCTATGGCGGCATCGACATCTTGGTGAACAACGCCTTCGATCCCACCGCGCCGTTCTCGTCCGTCCTCGATCTGTCGACGGAGCAGTTGCAACGCAATTTCGACCTCGGTCCCATCGCTTATCTGCGCGCGATGCAGGCGGCCTATCCCCACCTGAAGGCAAGCGGCGAGGGACGCATCATCAATTTCGGCTCGATGGCCGGCGTTGTCGGACTAGCCGGCTATGCACCCTACAACATGGCAAAAGAGGCTGTGCGTGCCTTGACCCGTACCGCCGCACGCGAGTGGGCGGCCGACAAGATCACCGTGAACAACGTGCTGCCGGTCGCTGAAACTTGGGGAGCGGATGCCAACGTGCCGGCACCAACCAATCCGCTGGGCCGCTATGGCTCGCCAGAAGACGACATTGCCCCGGTCGTGCTGTTCCTGGCCAGCAAGGACAGCCAGTTCATCACCGGGTCGAGCCTCACCCCCGACGGCGGCTCCATCATCGACAGCGCGCGCTGA
- a CDS encoding putative porin, whose protein sequence is MTRSTIRSALRGLRTTAVAAGIGLALFATGAQAQGARSESTMIKLIRGLIDSGALKPEVGQALLEEAQREAAPAAAASAIAAQPGDVRVPYIPDTVRDGIRDEVKAQVMAQAKAERWAAPEQVPEWTQRLRVQGDVRVRNESRLYSERNSDIEVDWSRINAGSGYDINENTNLNLPPLRNTREDRNNSWRIRARIGVVADLGEHTRAGVRLASGSDDGPVSTTQTLGGGLAKKDAWLDQAWLSWSPVDWMEIVGGRFGNPYWSTDTLFSNDLNFDGIAFKYADEVGPDGLSLFATLGMTPLEYSSDGFPSTSQNKMQSENKWLNGLQVGAGWEFGNAQKLRAAVAYYDFRNVAGELSQPCALYAGADHCSTDWSRPAFMQKGNTLMLLRDIALDPLDPANTPLPQYVGLASEFELLDVNLKWEAPAFAGYGVRLEANWLQNLAYDPAEMWKRANGGIVTNLGAAAGAVAGPQDIRSGDTAYLAQATFGNLALTQSGDWNAWLGYKRIEADALPDGFNDSNFHLGGTNAKGYYLGASYMFDKNVWLSGRWMAAKEVTGAPLSIDLFQLEVNAGF, encoded by the coding sequence ATGACTCGTTCGACCATACGCTCCGCCTTGCGCGGACTGCGCACCACCGCCGTCGCCGCCGGCATCGGCCTGGCCCTTTTCGCCACCGGCGCACAGGCGCAGGGCGCGCGCAGCGAAAGCACGATGATCAAGCTGATCCGCGGCCTGATCGACAGCGGCGCACTGAAGCCGGAAGTGGGGCAGGCATTGCTGGAGGAAGCCCAGCGCGAGGCCGCGCCGGCCGCAGCGGCGTCGGCGATCGCCGCGCAGCCGGGCGACGTGCGGGTGCCGTACATCCCGGACACCGTGCGCGACGGCATCCGCGACGAAGTCAAGGCGCAAGTCATGGCACAGGCCAAGGCCGAGCGCTGGGCCGCGCCGGAGCAGGTGCCGGAGTGGACGCAGCGCCTGCGCGTGCAGGGCGACGTGCGCGTGCGCAACGAATCGCGCCTGTATTCGGAGCGCAACAGCGACATCGAGGTCGACTGGAGCCGCATCAACGCAGGGTCCGGCTACGACATCAACGAGAACACCAATCTCAACCTGCCGCCGCTGCGCAACACCCGCGAGGACCGCAACAATTCCTGGCGCATCCGCGCGCGCATCGGAGTGGTCGCCGACCTGGGCGAACACACCCGCGCCGGCGTGCGCCTGGCGTCGGGCAGCGACGACGGCCCGGTCTCCACCACGCAGACCCTGGGTGGCGGCCTGGCCAAGAAGGACGCATGGCTGGATCAAGCGTGGCTGTCCTGGTCGCCGGTCGACTGGATGGAGATCGTCGGCGGCCGCTTCGGCAATCCCTACTGGTCCACCGACACGCTGTTCTCCAACGACCTGAACTTCGACGGCATCGCGTTCAAGTACGCCGACGAAGTGGGGCCCGACGGCCTGTCGCTGTTCGCCACGCTGGGCATGACCCCGCTGGAGTATTCGTCCGACGGTTTCCCCAGCACCAGCCAGAACAAGATGCAGAGCGAGAACAAGTGGCTCAACGGCCTGCAGGTGGGCGCGGGCTGGGAGTTCGGCAACGCGCAGAAGCTGCGTGCGGCGGTGGCCTACTACGACTTCCGCAACGTCGCCGGCGAGTTGTCGCAGCCCTGCGCGCTGTATGCCGGCGCCGACCATTGCAGCACCGATTGGTCGCGTCCGGCGTTCATGCAGAAGGGCAATACGCTGATGCTGCTGCGCGATATCGCGCTGGATCCGCTGGACCCGGCCAACACGCCGCTGCCGCAGTACGTGGGCCTGGCGTCGGAGTTCGAACTGCTGGATGTCAACCTGAAATGGGAAGCGCCGGCGTTCGCCGGCTACGGCGTGCGCCTGGAAGCGAACTGGCTGCAGAACCTGGCCTACGACCCGGCCGAAATGTGGAAGCGCGCCAACGGCGGCATCGTCACCAACCTGGGCGCAGCGGCCGGCGCCGTCGCCGGGCCGCAGGATATCCGCAGCGGCGATACCGCCTACTTGGCGCAGGCCACGTTCGGCAACCTGGCGCTCACCCAATCCGGGGACTGGAACGCCTGGCTGGGCTACAAGCGGATCGAGGCCGATGCACTGCCCGACGGCTTCAACGACTCCAACTTCCATCTGGGCGGAACCAATGCCAAGGGCTACTACCTCGGCGCCTCCTACATGTTCGACAAGAACGTGTGGTTGAGCGGGCGCTGGATGGCGGCCAAGGAAGTGACGGGCGCGCCGTTGTCGATCGACCTGTTCCAGTTGGAAGTGAACGCGGGCTTCTGA
- a CDS encoding DUF2341 domain-containing protein: MQRLITLLLFLLGMSMLGAAHAETPWWQADWKYRKPITIDAGPQGAALGGNVGRVPVLIRLHSGNFAFDGLADGGKDIRFVGSDGRTILNHQIEQYDANLAMALIWVDVPAVNGTAAQTIWMYYGNPNAPAAGNGQLAFDPDYTAVYHFAEAGAEPRDTTAYANHAAGKLAAAEGAVIGRGALLAGQPMRLPGSPSLATTAGGAMTFSAWIKPEQLGANQAIYARREAGNTLLVGLDNGVPYIQIGQSRSAAVPPLKAGQWAHVALVASEGAAILYVGGREAARIDAALPAFGGEALIGGDAAAAAAAPTDPAAPAAAIPPANPFAGAIDEVRVSKVARPAAVLLADASAQGAESRLTAFGEDEQTAGVSHFGFILKAMPVDAWVVVIVLGIMLLLSWAIMVAKSRYFGAVAKANAAFTQQYKKVVGAPVATLQDLEKQGAIGAQIRDTSTLWRLYRIAMDELHGRQARGAHGLSAAAITSIRASMDAEVTREAERMTKRMNWLSTTIEGAPYIGLFGTVIGIMLVFAVAAMAGAVDINSVAPGMAAALLCTAAGLGVAIPALFGYNWLASRAESIAADMAVFVDEFTARLAEEFDRPGSPAPLASVQA, encoded by the coding sequence ATGCAACGCCTCATCACCCTGTTGTTGTTCCTCCTGGGCATGTCGATGCTCGGCGCGGCCCATGCCGAAACCCCGTGGTGGCAGGCGGACTGGAAGTACCGCAAGCCGATCACCATCGACGCCGGCCCGCAGGGCGCGGCGCTGGGCGGCAACGTCGGCCGGGTGCCGGTGCTGATCCGCCTGCATAGCGGCAACTTCGCCTTCGACGGCCTGGCCGATGGCGGCAAGGACATCCGCTTCGTCGGCAGCGACGGCCGCACCATCCTCAACCACCAGATCGAGCAGTACGACGCCAACCTGGCCATGGCGCTGATCTGGGTGGACGTGCCCGCCGTCAACGGCACCGCCGCGCAGACGATCTGGATGTACTACGGCAATCCGAACGCGCCGGCCGCGGGCAACGGCCAGCTGGCGTTCGACCCGGACTACACCGCGGTCTACCACTTCGCCGAAGCGGGCGCCGAGCCGCGCGACACCACCGCCTACGCCAACCACGCGGCCGGCAAGCTGGCCGCTGCCGAAGGCGCGGTGATCGGGCGCGGCGCGCTGCTAGCCGGACAGCCGATGCGCCTGCCGGGATCGCCGTCGCTGGCGACCACCGCCGGCGGCGCGATGACCTTCTCCGCCTGGATCAAGCCGGAACAGCTGGGCGCCAACCAGGCCATCTACGCGCGGCGCGAAGCGGGCAATACGCTGCTCGTCGGTCTCGATAACGGCGTGCCCTACATCCAGATCGGGCAGAGCCGCAGCGCCGCCGTGCCGCCGCTGAAGGCGGGCCAATGGGCGCACGTTGCGCTGGTCGCCAGCGAAGGCGCGGCGATCCTGTACGTGGGCGGACGCGAGGCCGCGCGCATCGACGCCGCGTTGCCGGCCTTCGGCGGCGAAGCGCTGATCGGCGGCGACGCCGCTGCTGCCGCCGCGGCGCCGACCGATCCGGCCGCGCCCGCCGCGGCGATTCCGCCGGCCAACCCGTTCGCCGGCGCGATCGACGAAGTGCGCGTGTCCAAGGTCGCCCGTCCCGCCGCCGTGCTGCTGGCCGATGCCAGCGCGCAGGGTGCCGAGTCGCGCCTGACCGCGTTCGGCGAGGACGAGCAGACCGCCGGCGTGAGCCACTTCGGCTTCATCCTCAAGGCGATGCCGGTCGATGCCTGGGTGGTGGTGATCGTGCTGGGCATCATGCTGTTGCTGTCGTGGGCGATCATGGTCGCCAAGAGCCGCTACTTCGGTGCGGTGGCCAAGGCCAACGCCGCCTTCACCCAGCAGTACAAGAAGGTCGTGGGCGCGCCGGTGGCGACGCTGCAGGACCTGGAGAAGCAGGGCGCGATCGGCGCGCAGATCCGCGATACCTCCACGCTGTGGCGGCTCTACCGGATCGCCATGGACGAACTGCACGGCCGCCAGGCGCGCGGCGCGCACGGGCTGTCGGCGGCGGCCATCACCTCGATCCGCGCGTCGATGGATGCGGAGGTCACCCGCGAAGCCGAGCGCATGACCAAGCGCATGAACTGGTTGTCCACCACCATCGAGGGCGCGCCCTACATCGGGCTGTTCGGCACCGTCATCGGCATCATGCTGGTGTTCGCGGTCGCGGCGATGGCCGGCGCGGTCGACATCAACTCGGTGGCGCCCGGCATGGCCGCCGCGCTGCTGTGCACGGCCGCGGGCCTGGGCGTCGCGATCCCGGCGTTGTTCGGCTACAACTGGCTGGCGTCGCGCGCAGAATCCATCGCCGCCGACATGGCGGTGTTCGTCGACGAGTTCACCGCGCGCCTGGCCGAAGAGTTCGACCGTCCCGGCTCGCCGGCGCCGCTTGCGTCCGTGCAGGCCTGA